CGGGAACGACGTAAAACAACTCATTGCTGCGGACAAAGCGGTTGACCAAATCCCTATCGATATCAAATACATGATGGCGCAAGCCGTTCAAGCCGCGGAATATCATGGTTTTCCAGTCCGCATACCCGTTGGCGTTGGGGCGGATATCGTTCATCGCGTCCAGCGCCAGCAGTTTGCGGTTCTGCTCTTCTTTGTTCAAAGGCAGGGAATACACGGAATGGAAATGGAACGGCTGACCGAACATCGGCGGCAGGCTCAACATCGAGCCGGACTTGCCGATCGGGAAATCGTCGCTCAAAAAATGCAGCGTATGCAAAAACAGCGAGCCTTTCCGATAATCCAATTGTTTCAACGCTTCAACCGCAGCAATCGTCGTATATTGATGGTCTTTGTGTGCGTCAATATTGGGCGACGGGCTGACGATGATGTCGGGCTGGAAGGTTTCGATAATATAGGCCAGATTATTGACCAGACCGCGCCAATTCGAGCCGCCGTTCAAGCCTTTGGACAAAGGCGAGGTATTGGCACGGCGGAACAGATTGACATCCGCCGTATCCAGTTTGGTCGACTTCACATCGGCATCAGGATTCTGCTTCATGACTTGCAATGTGCTGTCAAAATAGCCGAGCTGCAAAATGTTTTCAGACGACACCCCCGCCAAAAGCGGCACGGTCAGGCTGTTCCATACGCGCATCCTGCCCTTTTGCAGGTACTGCGCCTGCATTTGCTCGGGATTGCGCGCATACAGATTGTTGTAATGGAAGCTGCCGCCCTCCCCTGCGGTAATCGTAACCACCAACGTATCGGCAGCATGTTTTTCATATAATCCGTAAGCCGCCAATTCCGCATCATCCGCATGGGGCGCAAGGACCAGGATTTTTTTACCACTCAAACACTCGCGCGGATAAACCGACAATTCGACTTCCTGATCAGGCAGGAACACGCGATTGCCGCTTAATGTAATTTTTCTGCTGCCGTCGTCGAAGGTATCGGTCAAATTGAGGTAGCGCGCGCCGTTGCCGCCATGTTCGACATACGCCCGCCACTCCCCGCGGTTGGTTTTGACGCCGATCCAAGGCATCACCAATCTGCCCAGCCAACCTGATTTCACGTTGATTCTGGCGATTACCGTATCATTCGCGCCAATGGTGTCGGGCAAGATCAGTTCGCCCTCACGCAAACTGACTGTCGCCGACTTGGGCAATTGACCGTATTCGTAATCGCGGCTGACATCGTAAGCAAACCGTTTTCTGCGAATTGATGCCACGATAAAGGCAGCAATTACAAGCAGGCAAAGTATCATGCAAAACAATACTAGCAATAACATTTTATTCCCCTGTGATTATTTCCTTTATCTTATTATCTAAAAATGCGCCCGTCTTAACTTTCTAACAAACGGTCGTTTTAAAAACCAAACGTCATTTAAAAGAGTAATTTACAATTTGAAATCATACGGTTTCCAATTGCATAATCCCTTTATTTATAAGCGGTCGGCGCCATCTGACCGTTAAATTTCGAGCAGCCTTCCCCATAAAATAGACACATGGGAAAAACTTGTTGCGACAAAGCAAAAGGTCGTCTGAAACCATCTAAGTCATCACGCCCATCCTGTTTCTCGCCATATTTGAAACAAAAATAGCGCGCCAAGCGTTCAGACGACCTTTTCTACCCCTTGATACCAACAACCCGCCCAAAAACAAACCGACCGCTGTATCTCGCGGTCGGCTTCTCCAATTTTTCATTATAAAACGTCGTCTGAAACCTTTTTCAGACGACGTTTTACGCTTTACCACATCAAGATTGAAGGCTCCGGCGTCACCTGATAACCCTCCTTGCGCAACTTCTCAATCAAGCCTTGTTCAGACATCAGGTGCATGATGCCTACGGCAAACACCGTTTTCTTTTTAGCAGATATCTCTTTGATTTTCGGCAACCAACTTTGATTGCGCTTAATCAGCAAATCGCTGCGTACCCAAGATAAAGCGGGAATAGTATCGGGATACTTTTGAGCAAATTCCTTTTCGAATTCAGTTTGCACCAAAGGTAAATCCTCGAACTTTCCTTTCTCATAGGCATTGAAAAGACGTTTGGTTTCCCGTTCGGCATACTCTTCATTCGTTCTCAATGTCAACATTTTAATCATCAACTTTTCCGGCTGACTGGCAAAAATTTGAGAAAAATCCATCACATCCTCTAAAGCAAGGCGTGTTTTACCGGACTCTTGTGCCGCTTTCGACAGCAAAATATCCACACCTGTCTGGTTGCTGTATTCAGGCGGATAAATACTTAAAGCAAACAGCAACACCGCCCAAGGATGCATGTGGTCGATGTACGGTGCCATCTGAGTCAACTCCGGACTTTTCATAAAGTCCTGTTGCAACAGTTCAAAATTCTTATCGCCCAACTTGGATTTCAAAGAATCTTGACTATAAATTTTTTGCATAAACTCTTGATATTTCGCTATCTCTTCATCATTGAGCTGGGGCAGCATATCGGCCTCGGTAACCAACTGTTCGACAGATGCCAGCAGATTCTTTGCATCTTGAGACAAGGTGGCATTGGGCTTACCGATATGGATGGTACCGACCAAATAAGAATCCGGCTGCCCCGATTTGCTGATTTTCCAAACATTACTGGTTAATTTAGGGGTATCCCAATTCAATTCAGGACGAATAACAACAGAAGCCGCTTTTTCTTGCTTTGCTGCCGGTTTCTCCGAAACCTCCTGTTTACATGCAGACAACGGCACAATCGCCAAACATACAGCCAACAGAGACAATAATTTATTCATCTTTTCCTCTTCATCATCATGAAATGTGGCAACAGTATAGTGTATAGAGGGTTAACTTTAAAACAGGCTGGTATGTCAAAAAAAATACCCGATTTTATTACCAGATTTTAAAACTATTTTACTCATTAACTATCGAACTGCCCTAATAAACAAAATGGCTTCTTTGTACATCCCGATCGACACCGGCTATTGAGCCGACAATAAGGAAAAGGTCGTCTGAAACCTCCCGACTGATGATACAATTTCGCCTGAATATCCACTTCGGAACACGGTCATGAGTCTCTACGCCATCGCCCACATCATCCACCTCTATTGCGCCATCGCCTTTGTCGGCGGCGTATTTTTCGAAATGCTGGTTTTGTCCGTCATGCACACCGGCCGCGTCTCACGCGAATCGCGCCGCGAAGTCGAACGCGCCATGTCCTACCGCGCCGTCCGCGTTATGCCGCCCGTCGTCATTACGCTTTTCATCAGCGGCATCGTCATGGTATTCAACCGCTACCTGCCCTTTTTGAGCCAACCCTTCGCCACCTCATTCGGTACGCTCCTCACCCTCAAAATCCTGTTGGCAGTCAGCGTCCTCGTCCATTTCGCCATCGCCGTCGTCAAAATGGCACGGCGCACCCTGACCGTCGGCTGGTCCAAATACATCCACGCCGTCGTGTTTTCTCATATGCTGTTCATCGTATTTTTTGCCAAAGCCATGTTCTATCTGTCTTGGTAAGCTGTTTTCAGACGACCTATTTACCATCAGAGGTCGTCTGAAAAACAAAGAACGAACACAAAATAACACGCTGACAAATAGCGGCATTTGAAAGCAAAAAATCCGCATAACCCGCAAAACCAATATGACCAAGTCAGCCGCGCTATCCCCTCTTTCTCATCAGCTGGGGCAGATTATTCAAAATTAAAAGGCAACGAGGTTCATATATAGTGGATTAACTTTAAATCAGGACAAGGCGACGAAGCCGCAGACAGTACAGATAGTACGGAACCGATTCACTTGGTGCTTCAGCACCTTAGAGAATCGTTCTCTTTGAGCCAAGGCGAGGCAACGCCGTACTGGTTTAAAGTTAATCCAATATAAAACCGATTTACTTCTTGCTTCCTAAGCGTGAGGAAATTTTTCTCTTTAATCAAGGATACGAAAAAATGTTGTATCGCTAAAATCAATTCATAATAAAAGGTCGTCTGAAAAAGATTCAGACGACCTTTTATATGGAAAACAGCAAATCGACTCTGCTATTTTGTTGGGCTTGCCTGCCTTTTATTCATATGCGTCATCATCATGTACGATGACCTTATTGACATAAACCGGCTGCACTGAAGTTTCTTCATTCACAACAGGAGGCTCTGTCTGTGACGCAGATGTTTCGGTAATCATTGGCGTTGCCGGCAGCGTGTTGTGTGCAGAATGCGTTTCTTCGTGTTGGATATCTACTTGCGGCGCCAAAGGCTCATGCTCTACCGATGGAGATTCCTGCTTACCGGTTTCAGGCTTCAATTCGGATACGGTAGTGGTTTCTATCAGCTGACTTTCCGATGGCAAAGCCACGGGAGCCACAGGCTCAGATACGGACGGATGCTCCTCTACATCAACCGCTTTTGTCGAAGCTTCTTCCGCTACCGGAGCTTGCGTAGTTGGCGTAGTTGGCGTAGTTTCTGTTGTTACCCGTGTTTCTACTGTTGCAGGTGCCTCCGTTTGGGCTGGTGTTTCTTCGGTTGCAGAAATTTCCGTCTTGGTTGGCAGCGTTTCTACCTTTTCAAGTGGTTCAAATCGGATTGGTGCTTCTACTACTGTTTCATGCGTTTCTGCTTTAGCCGGCACTTCTATTGTTTCAGATGCTTCTGCTTTAGCCGGCACTTCTATTGTTTCAGATGCTTCTGCTTTAGCCGGCACTTCTACTGTTTCAGATGCTTCTGCTTTAGCCGGCACTTCTACTGTTTCAGATGCTTCTGCTTTAGCCGACGTATCAATTTCCTTGTTTTCTACGGCTTTTTTCTCGGTTAGCGCAGTTGTATTTGATCCTTCCGGTGTCGCCGAGCCAGCAGTTGTGCGATCAGATTTCTCGGTATCTGTCTGTTTGACATCCCCCGTTTTCACACTTTCTTTAACGAGGTCGTCTGAATTTGACTTGCCTTCAGACTTTTTACCGTCTTCCGATTGGTTAGTCTGTGTAACTTCAGGATAAGGAATCGGATCTTCTGACTTGCCTGCCGTTTCTTCCGGTTTATCCTGTTCTGCCTTAGCTTGTTGGGATTCCGTAGCTTTTAATTTCGCATTGTCTTGCTTAGACTCAGGCTTCCCTCCTGTCGAACCTGATTTCTGCTGAGTAAGCGGATACTCTCGAATAACGACTTCGGCAGGCGGAGTTTCGGTATGCGGCACATGGCAGCTCTCGCCCATTTTGATGAAATCAATGCCTGAAATCAAAAAATTGGTGTTTTCCAGATTGCCTCTTAATCCGACATAGATTGGTGTGTTTTCAGGCGTATTTTTTCTGACGCTGATGATTTCCGCTGCAGCTTCATAGCCGTTTCCGCTACCGGGAAGCAAAGTGTAATTGTTTTTCAAATCACAACTTCGAATCCGGACATAATTGTTTTGAGTGACCAACATGCCTTCCAGCTCTTTGGCAAAGGCGGTTTGAGCGGTTGCTGAAAGCAACACGCCGCAAGTAAGGAAAATGTGTTTAACCATATTTTATTTCTTAATTTTCAAAGTAATCTATTCACACCAAAGAAAGCTTATGTCCGGCTGCGTTTAACGGAAACCGTCCCCTCAGGCATAAAATAAGTGTCTATTACTACCGCACCGACGTTTTCGATTTCGCATTCCAGCTGATAACACAAGACCATGATATTGTCTTTGGATTCAGTGAGATGGATATCCAAGTTCCTTAATCTCGGCTCGTATTTCAACAAGGTTTTTCTCATAAAATACCGCAAGTCATGCGCGCTGGACGGCAGGTTTTTATAAACCATGCTGAGATCGGGAATCCCATAATCCGGCAGATGTTTCAAGGAACCGCTCCTGCTGTTAAGAATGCGTTGGATATTGTCCAAAACACTGCGAACCAACTGGAAGCTGCCCGGCAGGTCATCTATCGGCAAACCGTCGGAATAAAATCCGGTCAGTTTCTCATAGAGTGCGGCATCCATTATTTGACTTTCTTGACCGTCTCTTGAAGCAGGACTTTGTTATCCACCAATTCGATAACGACCGGTTTTTTATTGGTCAGCTGCTTTTTGGTAATCAACATTTTCCAAGTCTGCTCTTCCCCTACTTTGTTGTAGAAAGCGACGACGCCGACATATTTAGTGTCTTTATTCAACGTTTCATCAAAGCTGATGGTTTCCCCCGGCCGGATGGTATATTGCTTGTAACCTTCCGCCAGATCGTTGCTCAAGATGGTTTTGTCTTGATTGAGCAAATCGCGATATGAGGCAACTTCATAATTTTGCTTGTCTTTCAACTGATACACTCGGACGACTGTCGACAGCGACTGCCCGCGCTCGTTTTGATTCAAACCGTTTCGTGCGATCAGGTCGATTTTCAAAATCTTGAGTTTGGTATAAAAAACACTTTTCGTTGCTTCAACCGTTCCATCTTTCATGCCTTGCCAAATCCCGCATCCTGAAAGCATGGCGCACAAAAGGGCTAATGAGCAGACTGACGTAATTCTGGTTTTTTTATTCATAATTTTCCGTTTTCTTGAAGTTAGTTTGAGTAAGTATAGTTCGCTATTTTTATTTGTTTGTCTTGGTACATCGCACCTAAACCGGTATTAATCCCCAATATTTGTTTTTTTTCCAAACGGCTTTTGGGTATCCATTGTTTTTTAATATTCAGGTAAACACTCGCATCAAAACGACGACCCAAATAGAGTTTTAATAATTCGAGCAATTTTTGGTGCAATTGCTGCTTTGGCAACAGAAGCTGCGCGTTGTCAAATGTATCGGGCGTAATTTCAATACGCACCAAATGACTGTAATCTTTTATCCGTCCGCCCAAAGATGCGCTTCCCCCGTCTAACCGCAAACCGGCTTTCCCCAGTTTGCGATCCTTCTCCAAAATGACCCACTGCGGCTGGAACTCTTTTACTTTTACGTCGGCAAAGGGAAGAAGGTATCTGACAATGCTGACAATCCCTTCTTTGGTTCGGGTTCGTTGGTAAAAAATACTGAACAACCCCAAAATCCTGCTATCCAGCAGAGGATGCATGAATTTTCCGTTGACCATGCCTTGCCCGATTAGATGCAAGAGAGAACGCGATAGGTCATCCTGCCCCTCCCGTTGAAACAGAAACGGATAACGGTATTTTTTCCATGCTTGGAAAAACAGGGTCGTGATTCGGTGGTTAAAAATATCTAAAAATGCCGCCAGGCTTTCACTGCCGTCTTTATGCGTCGCAATATCGTTCAGGAAGTAATCCGGCAAAACCGCATCGACACCGTACAAACCTAAAAATGTCGTCCTGACAGTCGGCAGATCGGCTTCTGCGTCATATTCAACCGATGCAATCTCCCCGGAAGGGAAAGATAAAGACTTTACCCTTCTAAATCTTACGGTTGACTCGACAGCCTTTTCTTCATTTCCTTCGGCAAGGGTTTCCAGAACCCGGCAAAATTGGAAGAAATTCATTGTTGCCGCATTGCGTACAATAAACTCCCCCAATTTCTCTTGGAAGATTTCAGACGACCCGCTTTCGCGCTGCGCTTTATTTCTAGGAATCTCCCATAAGGGAAGCGTTTGCCTGTCGTTATTTTCTTTGGCGCTTTTGTGCGCCGTTTCTAAAACCGTGTGATAGTTGTTTTGCTGTCTTTCCATGTATATGTTTTCCCGGATGGCAGAGAAACAATGCTGAACCGGGTAAACAGGTTCAAATCAGCATACATTGCAAAAAATTCGTTCAATAATTCTCCGAACAAATAAATTTCCGCCTCACCGCTAAATGCGGTCGAATCAAATGTTACGGTAATATGAATTCCGCGGTGGACTGCGCCACGCTCGATTCTCTGTACTGTTTCATGTTTGACATCAACAATACCATTCAGTCTGCGCTTGTTCAGCTCGTCTTCAGTCCAGTCGTAAATGGACAATGCACCTTTCAAACTGTCGACATTCAATAGTGATAAATAGTTGGGCGACAAATGGGACAATATGCGCCATTGGAATCTATCCTCTGTCGGCGGATAGCAAGACAATGTCGGCGTGGTAAGGTTTCTGACCATTTTGACATTTGGTTCGGCGATATCGTCGTCTTGAATCTGGGTTTCCCTCAGACTTTTACGCGGCAAAGCGCCATTTGTCCCGACCACCTTCAATGAAAGCGTCTCGGTAGGCAATATATCTTTTCTATCCCACAACAATCCGCCAAGCATGATAAATGTTTCATGTCTTCCTGATACGCCTTGTTTGACTTTGGTATGGAAATACCTTTCCGGCGCATCATATTTCATCAAACCACCACGATGCTGGAATGAGGAAAAAGGAATATAGGGGTAACGTTTGCCTGTTTCATGATTAACCGCCTCTACCTCTTCGACGGAATAAACTTCAACAGCCATACCTTCATGTAACAGCGGCTTCACCTGATATTCGAACGCCTTATGATCCACTCGGATAGGCTCTGCTTCCATATCAAACAGATTGATGGCAGGCACGCAGTTCAATTTCAAACAGTCAGGAGGAAATCGAAGCTCTGAAGGGTATTGCTTGGAAAGAACCACATTCACGCTAAACTCATTAATACGTTCCGACCACGCTCCGGCATCGATGCCCACTAAATCAATAAAGAAAAACTTCTGTTTGAAACAAAAATATTCCAGCAATAGTTGGTAGCCGCTGAAGCTGTTATTGACTTTCTCCCACAACCTTTCATCTTCAGCAAATCCGACTGCCTTAAACTGTATATTGCCGGCGGATGGCAATTCGGCATGATGAAGGCTGATTCGTGCTGTCTGATTCAACAAAGCATGACGCAATGCGAAGGCAATCGGTTCGTCGGCGGAAATATAAATTCTGATTTTGGAAAAATCTAAATTTTCTTTCTGTATTTGCCGGTGGATACCAAAAGTTAATTTGATGACGCTTTGACCATTCGCATCATAATCCAACAATGTATGCAATATGCTCAAAGGTTGGAGCGCAACATCAGCAGTGGTCCGATACAAGCATCTGGTCAATCTATCGTTGATATTGATAGGTTCGGACTGAACGGACAATCCTTTTTTGACGACTTGCCCTCCTTGCAACTTTTTATTATCCGGAATCAATTCCAAAACAGTCAGGGAAGGAATCATCCTCAGATAATGTGGCCACAGCATATGGACCAACCCCTCCGTCAATTCCGGAAAGTCATCATCTAATTTTTGTCTGATTCTCCCTGTCAAAAAAGCAAAGCCTTCAAACAGTCTTTCTACATAAGGATCGCGCGTACCTACTCTGTCTAAATTCAGCATTGCGGCACGATCAGGGTGGGCTTTTGAAAACTCTAATCCCGCCTCTTTGAGATACCGCATCTCTTCTTCATAATAGCGTAATGTGGGATCTGACATAATATATGCTTAATAAATTAATTCCAATGCACGGACAACATCTGCCTGCATCAACTCTGTCCGTAAAAATTCGAGCTGTCCGACTGCCTCAATATCTTTATTATCAAGGTTTTCACTTAATAGTTGATACCAAAGGGCATACACTTCAAACGTAAAATGTCTGTCCCACTCTTTAACTGTCAACACTTGCATCTGCTTCGAAGCCTGTTCCAACAGTTTCACTGCCCAGTCCGCCTTTTGGGCGCTTACAGCCAACCGAGCCATCATCACCCATTTCTTAACCTGCCCCGAACCTGTCTGCCACTCCGGTAATGTTTCCAACCAAGCAAATGCAGCGTCTAAACCGTGTTCTTGTGTTTGCAACAGCGCCTGTTGCCAGTAACTTTCTTGATTTTCTGTCTGAGATGGCGACGCTAACACTGCTTTTTGAATGGCTTGACTACTCGTCTGCTTGCGCGCGGACGACATGACCTTTTCTTCCAGCCATTTAAGCGTATCAGCCGATACGAACGGGAATCCGTTATCAAAACTCAAGCCGGTCAGGCCTTCGCATCGGGTCAATAAGGATTTCAACTCAAATAGCGACGAATCAATTTGGGAAAGATATAAACCACCCAATGCCTGCTGACCTTGCCATGCGTAATATTGCAAATCCAGCCAATAGTGATTAGCACCTTCCAAAAAAGCCGCTTCCACTTTATCGAGCAAATCGCGCCATTGCTGCTCCTGAACCAAACGATTCAGGTTTGCCAATAAATCTGCCCTCGGAGCCTTCAAACGCGTCTGACCGTTTTGATGCGGAGGAATGCCGTTCAATCCGCCCCAACGGACAGCCCGAATCATCTTGTTTGCAGACCAATAACCATCATCCTGTTCTCTCAAGTAGGCAGCATTAATCCTGACTTGGTCAAGCAAGGCTTTAGAAGAGTTAACCTTTGTGACAGTCAGACTTTCAGACGACCCTCGACTCTCTTGATGAATTTGCGGCGTTTCCACTTGCTCAACAGGCGCACTGGTCTCTTGATTTTGACTTGAACTTGTTGGAGAAGATGAAAAACGAACAGATGACTCTTCAAAATATTGCAACAATGGAAATAAGCTGGGGCGTACTACCTCTTCCCATCCCTCAAAGTAATGTTGCAACAACATCAAAGCCGATAATGTCCGCTTAAGCTCCGTAGAATCAGATAATCCCACGTTCTTAAGCGTATCCAGCACCCTTTCGCCGGACAACCAATTTAATGCATTACGTTTTTGTACAGGCTTTTTCGGCCACAGCGACTGATCGAATTTTTGCAGCAACCCGCACAAAATCTCCAAGCCGTCTGAAAAACCTGCCAAGCCTCTGTCTCTCAGTGAGGCAAAAATGTAATAGGTTGCTACCCTCAGATCTTTAGATTCACGCTTCAGCAGGCGTTCTGAAGCATCCAAAATCAATCGGTAGTCCATACCCGAAAGTTTGGCCAACTCAATCTTGATGGCTTCAAAATCATCTGTATAGGCGACATCCTCGCCGCAAGGATGGTCGTCTGAAACAGGCTCCAACCATTCTTGCCAGCGATGGATATTGTTATCGGTGATGGATGTGCCTTCATCACCGAGTATCGGCTTTACCCATTGGGGTAATGTCATCATTATTTAACCTCAAAAATCTTATTCGGCAGATGGATATTTTTCAGATCCAGCAGCCCCAACGGTCCTTTACCGGAATTGGTCCGCATATAGAAGCGCATCAATTTGTCTTTTTCCAGTGGGAACTCGACCAGATAGGTACTTCCATCAATCGGTGTAACCCTGGATTTTTCAAGCATACGGATGAAACCGAAACGTCCGCTGATTTCCTGAGTTTTACGCATACCTTCTGCCTCGGTTTCCCAAGAAATACGCAAACCGGCATTGCTGACATCACCCGGCCATTTGAATGGCTTCCACTCTGTCTGTTGGTTGAAATAATTCAATGATTGACCATCAACAACCAAGTCGAATTGAACAATCCCCTGAGTAGACGTCGGCTTAAGCTCAAAGCTGTAACCCCCTTCTCCGTTGACGAAGAAATCCTCAGAAATCGCACTCAATTTATTCAGCTGTTGCAACAATCCCGGATTGACTTTCAATTCGCTTCCCGGTGCCACAATCCATTGATTGCCTTGTTTGGTCAAAACACCTGCCAATTGGGTCGTTATAAACTGATTCAATGCGCCTTTGTTGATATCCAAGTATTTTGCCAATACGGGAATCGAAACTTCGGTTTCTGATTTAGCAAACGGATATCTGCCGCCCAACTCGGACTGCATAGGATTAACAAAATTGCTTGCCCACAGATTATTGATGTCTTTTTGGGCCACACCTGCAATCGAATCCCATACGGAATTAAATGGCAAGACAAAAACGTTGCGCGCAAACGGCAGCAATCTGTCGCCCACACCAGCCTCAATCAAACGTGCATACTGCATACCTTCAAGAAATTCATTGTCTCCGCCGTTCAAGACTCCTTGCACGGCCGATCTGGCTACGCCACCAGTATCGGAAGAAGACGCCATTTGAATCAAACGTTGTTTAATGGTCGTCACTCGCTCAAGGTAACGTTGCAGGCTCAAATCGCTCTTCGGATTGATTTGCGCGTCAATCAATTGCAACAGGTTTTCAAATTCTGCTTCCAACGGTCCTGCCAGATAATCATTGACTTTACCTTCCAGGGCGTTGATGTTTTCTGCCTGTGAATTTAATACCGTATCGGCAACCCTACGCGAGCGGGAAGACAGCTGTCTTGCCGCCGCACGTTTTGCAGCATCGGCAACCGCCGGATTTACGTCGATTTTTTTGCTGTCCAACTGGCTGCTTTCTTTCACAGCATGGAACAATGCCACCAATGGGGAACGCTGAGGATCTGCATAAACGTGGAACTGATTGACCGCATCCAAATTGGTCGTTCTTGGCTGCCATGTAATACTGTTCATCATGTCATACCAAGCCGCAGCATATTCTTTGAAATAACGCTCTTTCAGACTGTTGATCGCAGCTTCCGTCACCGGTGCCTGATGCAGGTTTCCACCCAGCACCCAGTCAGTATTCTTGCTGTCTTTAACCGCTTGGTCCAGGGCAGGTTTAACATATTTCTCCCAGCCTTCGACTGTATACACACGAGGCAAAGGTTTGCCGACATTCCAAATGCCTTTCAAATCCTTATTCAGCAGCTCTGCCAATGTGATGGTTTTCAGCTTGGCATCCGTACCTTGTACGATGCGTTTGTATAACTGTTCACTGCCTTGGTCGCGGTTGATCCAATCCACCAGAATCTGACGGCTTCGTGACACCAACTCAGGTTGCTCCGTTTCCAGCCAACCGGAATGGGTAGCCATGCGCGGCACGAAAAATTGAGCCAAAATTTGTGCATCTTTGGTAGAAACATTCTGCGCCGACAGCATTTCCACCAATTTTTTCGTCAGGAATTCAGCATCTTTTTTGTCTTTGGTTTTCTCTACATGGGACGTCAGCATCAAATATGCTTTCAGGTCTTGATAAGAACTGTCTTGCAGTTCAAAGTCGTCCGGAATCTGCCCTTCGAGCATAGTCAAACCATCCAACTTATTCGCAAAGAATACGGTAGCAGGACGGCTGACGACATCTTTAACCAAAATCCCGTATTTGCGATAAGCGGCAGCCAACAGCTCTTTTCTATGCTCATAGCCCAAAAACTTGGCTGTATATTGCAAGAAATCCCTGCCAGATTCCATTTCGGCAATACTTTGTTGCAGTTTGATTAAGGCTGCAACTTTTTCCGAGCGTGATTTTGCCTTCTGAACACTTTCCAAATCAGCATTCAGACGACCTATATCTTGATAACTGCTGTGCGCACCCACTGCAAACACACTACCGACCAACAAGGCTACGGCACTCATTGCCAGATAGGTTTTTTCCGTTTTGGACAAATGCAGTTTTTTACCTGAACCCAAAACAGACAGATCGTTAAACGCACGGTAAATCAAATCTCCTGATTGTTCAGGATTATTGGTTTGAACAAACGAAACGCCGGCAACTGTATCCAGTTTTCCTAAACTCCGTTTTTCAGCAGCAATATGATCTGCCAAAGCCTGACTTTGAGAGGGCAACGTCGCAGACAGT
The DNA window shown above is from Neisseria sicca and carries:
- the tssA gene encoding type VI secretion system protein TssA — encoded protein: MMTLPQWVKPILGDEGTSITDNNIHRWQEWLEPVSDDHPCGEDVAYTDDFEAIKIELAKLSGMDYRLILDASERLLKRESKDLRVATYYIFASLRDRGLAGFSDGLEILCGLLQKFDQSLWPKKPVQKRNALNWLSGERVLDTLKNVGLSDSTELKRTLSALMLLQHYFEGWEEVVRPSLFPLLQYFEESSVRFSSSPTSSSQNQETSAPVEQVETPQIHQESRGSSESLTVTKVNSSKALLDQVRINAAYLREQDDGYWSANKMIRAVRWGGLNGIPPHQNGQTRLKAPRADLLANLNRLVQEQQWRDLLDKVEAAFLEGANHYWLDLQYYAWQGQQALGGLYLSQIDSSLFELKSLLTRCEGLTGLSFDNGFPFVSADTLKWLEEKVMSSARKQTSSQAIQKAVLASPSQTENQESYWQQALLQTQEHGLDAAFAWLETLPEWQTGSGQVKKWVMMARLAVSAQKADWAVKLLEQASKQMQVLTVKEWDRHFTFEVYALWYQLLSENLDNKDIEAVGQLEFLRTELMQADVVRALELIY
- a CDS encoding ImcF-related family protein, giving the protein MKPIFTGIVVIILSIVSAVLLYFLGHKFGIDTSAAKAVVWACITVVTSLIFFIPLLTRMLWSGVSDRHSNLKHLNPEDLSGDSAESTHLIGVTERWEQLRHIHLLTKQYKKHRKPWIFVVTQDTALLEAALPDIRRQLWVETASAIWIDAQAMEPAGGWQYLRGVGKRPAEGIVSLQAKSSIHENAAQLTELMKKLGWKLPINQVYLTNEADEMPSAISHALKYGSTVSATELAKELDQFANQLAAVGTQLIEEDLRQTPIAKLSATLPSQSQALADHIAAEKRSLGKLDTVAGVSFVQTNNPEQSGDLIYRAFNDLSVLGSGKKLHLSKTEKTYLAMSAVALLVGSVFAVGAHSSYQDIGRLNADLESVQKAKSRSEKVAALIKLQQSIAEMESGRDFLQYTAKFLGYEHRKELLAAAYRKYGILVKDVVSRPATVFFANKLDGLTMLEGQIPDDFELQDSSYQDLKAYLMLTSHVEKTKDKKDAEFLTKKLVEMLSAQNVSTKDAQILAQFFVPRMATHSGWLETEQPELVSRSRQILVDWINRDQGSEQLYKRIVQGTDAKLKTITLAELLNKDLKGIWNVGKPLPRVYTVEGWEKYVKPALDQAVKDSKNTDWVLGGNLHQAPVTEAAINSLKERYFKEYAAAWYDMMNSITWQPRTTNLDAVNQFHVYADPQRSPLVALFHAVKESSQLDSKKIDVNPAVADAAKRAAARQLSSRSRRVADTVLNSQAENINALEGKVNDYLAGPLEAEFENLLQLIDAQINPKSDLSLQRYLERVTTIKQRLIQMASSSDTGGVARSAVQGVLNGGDNEFLEGMQYARLIEAGVGDRLLPFARNVFVLPFNSVWDSIAGVAQKDINNLWASNFVNPMQSELGGRYPFAKSETEVSIPVLAKYLDINKGALNQFITTQLAGVLTKQGNQWIVAPGSELKVNPGLLQQLNKLSAISEDFFVNGEGGYSFELKPTSTQGIVQFDLVVDGQSLNYFNQQTEWKPFKWPGDVSNAGLRISWETEAEGMRKTQEISGRFGFIRMLEKSRVTPIDGSTYLVEFPLEKDKLMRFYMRTNSGKGPLGLLDLKNIHLPNKIFEVK